Proteins co-encoded in one Corynebacterium tuberculostearicum genomic window:
- the trmB gene encoding tRNA (guanosine(46)-N7)-methyltransferase TrmB gives MNSTNNSQNACAGEMPPGRPPQTDFNAVFNNELDYPRLGNVTFRRGTLTENQHELFEKRWAELGRVLEDEVIDLDSWFGRSGSKTIVEIGSGTGTSTAAMAPKEADTNIIAVELYKPGLAKLLGQIEREGIENIRMIRGDGIEVMMRMFEPETLDGIRVFFPDPWPKARHHKRRIIQSGTLNLFASRLKKGGVLHVATDHAGYAEWIDELVEVEPSLDYKGWPWPECPQLVDRQVITKFEGKGLDKEHVITEYLWEKK, from the coding sequence ATGAATAGCACAAATAACTCTCAAAACGCCTGCGCTGGGGAAATGCCCCCAGGCCGCCCACCACAGACCGATTTCAACGCTGTTTTCAACAACGAGCTTGATTACCCGCGCCTAGGCAACGTCACTTTCCGTCGCGGTACGCTCACCGAAAACCAACATGAGCTTTTTGAAAAGCGCTGGGCAGAGCTCGGCCGCGTGCTGGAAGACGAGGTCATTGACCTCGATTCCTGGTTCGGCCGCAGCGGTTCTAAAACCATCGTAGAAATCGGTTCTGGCACCGGCACCTCAACTGCCGCGATGGCACCGAAAGAGGCCGATACCAATATCATCGCCGTCGAGCTATACAAGCCGGGCCTTGCCAAACTGCTGGGCCAGATTGAGCGTGAGGGAATCGAGAACATCCGCATGATCCGTGGCGATGGCATCGAGGTCATGATGCGCATGTTTGAGCCGGAAACCCTCGACGGCATTCGTGTATTCTTCCCGGATCCGTGGCCAAAGGCGCGCCACCACAAGCGGCGCATCATCCAATCCGGCACGCTGAACCTATTTGCCTCTCGGTTAAAAAAGGGCGGCGTGTTGCACGTCGCTACTGACCACGCCGGATATGCCGAATGGATAGATGAGCTAGTCGAGGTCGAGCCGAGCCTCGATTACAAGGGCTGGCCGTGGCCAGAGTGCCCGCAGTTGGTAGACCGACAGGTCATCACCAAGTTCGAGGGCAAAGGCCTAGATAAAGAACACGTGATTACGGAGTACCTCTGGGAGAAGAAATAA
- a CDS encoding phosphoenolpyruvate carboxykinase (GTP) encodes MTATIPGLVGELPTKNEKLIGWISENVELFQPDQVVFVDGSQDEADRLADELVEKGTLIKLNEEKRPNSYLARSNPSDVARVESRTFICTEHEDGAGPTNNWAPPAAMKEEMTEAFRGSMKGRTMYVVPFCMGPISDPEPKLGVQLTDSAYVVLSMRIMTRMGAEALEKIGADGNFVHALHSVGAPLEPGEEDVAWPCNDTKYITQFPETKEIWSYGSGYGGNAILAKKCYALRIASVMAKEEGWMAEHMLILKLTNPEGKKYHVAAAFPSACGKTNLAMITPTIPGWKAEVVGDDIAWLHLREDGLYAVNPENGFFGVAPGTNYDSNPIAMQTMEPGNTIFTNVALTDEGDVWWEEMSKEVPEHLIDWTGEDWTPESSTKAAHPNSRYCVPISQCPSAAPEYDDWQGVKIDAILFGGRRKTTVPLVTQAFDWNHGTMIGALLASGQTAAAEGSVGTLRHDPMAMLPFIGYNAGDYLQHWIDMGEQGGDRMPAIFLVNWFRRGDDGRFLWPGFGENSRVLKWIIDRIEGNVEAEETVVGHTARAEDIDLEGIDFDIEDVRAALAVDPKEWEGDMQDNASYLNFLGSRVPSEVWDQFHALKERVENAS; translated from the coding sequence ATGACCGCCACTATCCCAGGGCTCGTCGGAGAGCTGCCGACTAAAAACGAAAAGCTTATCGGCTGGATCAGCGAGAACGTTGAGCTTTTCCAGCCGGACCAGGTGGTCTTTGTAGACGGCTCCCAGGACGAGGCCGATCGTTTGGCCGACGAGCTGGTGGAAAAGGGTACGCTTATCAAGCTGAACGAAGAAAAGCGACCTAATTCCTACTTGGCTCGTTCCAACCCTTCCGATGTCGCACGCGTGGAATCCCGCACCTTCATCTGCACCGAGCACGAAGATGGCGCTGGTCCTACTAATAACTGGGCACCGCCTGCGGCGATGAAGGAGGAGATGACGGAAGCATTCCGTGGCTCCATGAAGGGCCGCACCATGTACGTGGTTCCCTTCTGCATGGGCCCGATTAGTGATCCGGAACCGAAGTTGGGCGTGCAGCTCACTGACTCCGCCTATGTTGTGCTCTCCATGCGCATCATGACCCGTATGGGTGCCGAGGCCTTAGAGAAGATTGGTGCCGATGGCAACTTTGTCCACGCCCTGCATTCCGTGGGTGCCCCACTGGAGCCGGGTGAGGAAGACGTGGCTTGGCCGTGCAATGACACCAAGTACATCACCCAGTTCCCTGAAACCAAGGAAATCTGGTCCTACGGTTCCGGATACGGCGGCAACGCCATCCTGGCGAAAAAGTGTTACGCCCTGCGCATCGCTTCTGTTATGGCCAAGGAAGAGGGCTGGATGGCCGAGCACATGCTCATTCTGAAGCTCACCAACCCAGAAGGTAAGAAGTACCACGTCGCTGCTGCCTTCCCGTCGGCATGCGGCAAGACCAACCTGGCCATGATTACCCCGACCATCCCTGGCTGGAAGGCCGAGGTCGTCGGGGACGATATTGCGTGGCTGCACCTGCGCGAGGACGGGCTCTACGCCGTGAATCCGGAAAACGGCTTCTTTGGTGTGGCCCCTGGCACCAACTATGATTCCAACCCGATTGCCATGCAGACCATGGAGCCAGGCAATACCATCTTCACCAACGTTGCGCTTACTGATGAAGGCGATGTCTGGTGGGAGGAAATGTCCAAGGAGGTGCCAGAGCACCTCATCGATTGGACCGGCGAAGACTGGACTCCGGAATCTTCTACAAAGGCAGCGCACCCGAACTCTCGCTACTGTGTACCGATTTCCCAGTGCCCGAGCGCAGCTCCGGAGTACGACGACTGGCAGGGTGTGAAGATCGACGCCATCCTCTTCGGTGGCCGCCGCAAGACCACCGTTCCACTGGTTACCCAGGCTTTTGATTGGAACCACGGCACCATGATCGGCGCCCTGTTGGCATCCGGTCAGACCGCTGCAGCAGAGGGCAGCGTTGGCACCCTGCGCCATGACCCGATGGCTATGCTGCCGTTCATTGGCTACAACGCCGGCGACTACTTGCAGCACTGGATTGACATGGGTGAACAGGGCGGCGACCGAATGCCGGCCATCTTCTTGGTTAACTGGTTCCGCCGCGGCGACGACGGCCGCTTCCTGTGGCCGGGCTTCGGCGAGAATTCCCGCGTGCTCAAGTGGATCATTGATCGCATCGAAGGCAACGTCGAGGCAGAAGAAACCGTCGTGGGCCACACCGCCCGCGCCGAGGATATCGATCTCGAAGGCATCGACTTCGATATCGAGGATGTTCGCGCCGCTCTCGCCGTCGACCCCAAGGAATGGGAAGGAGACATGCAGGACAACGCCAGCTACCTCAACTTTTTGGGCTCCCGCGTCCCATCCGAGGTGTGGGACCAGTTCCACGCCCTGAAGGAGCGCGTAGAAAACGCCTCTTAA
- a CDS encoding lactococcin 972 family bacteriocin, translating to MRKKSLASAAAAFLLGAGALGGTALAGELVDGGMWEHGKGGGRVWSNYHHPSVNHGSSVNGHQYVDSGCQPANTWARAQASSRWLGADGAYYRLC from the coding sequence ATGCGGAAAAAGAGTCTGGCTTCTGCAGCCGCCGCTTTTCTACTAGGTGCTGGTGCGCTTGGGGGAACTGCTTTGGCAGGAGAGCTTGTCGATGGAGGTATGTGGGAACACGGTAAGGGTGGAGGCCGAGTGTGGTCGAACTACCACCATCCCAGCGTTAATCACGGTAGTTCCGTGAATGGCCACCAGTACGTTGACTCTGGCTGCCAGCCAGCGAATACGTGGGCCCGTGCGCAGGCATCATCTCGTTGGCTCGGGGCGGATGGCGCTTATTACCGCTTGTGTTAA
- a CDS encoding ABC transporter ATP-binding protein, producing MNEAVIKIREGRYSIAQRTLWSGVDLDIAPGQVVALTGPSGCGKTTLLNCLGLLDSLSGGSVEVLGHDATRMKERQARKVRRHDIGYLFQDFALVDTDSVADNLAVALPPKTPQAKKAEIISGALEQVGLAGREKEKAFSLSGGEQQRASFARILVRTPSLILADEPTAALDSKNSDRVLSLLQEQAAAGAAVIVVTHDDRVRDQCSEVFELSAYCH from the coding sequence ATGAATGAGGCCGTAATAAAGATTCGGGAAGGTCGCTACTCCATTGCTCAACGCACCTTGTGGTCCGGCGTGGATTTAGATATCGCGCCAGGACAAGTAGTGGCCCTAACCGGGCCTTCGGGCTGCGGGAAAACCACGCTATTAAATTGCTTAGGTCTTCTGGACTCGCTCAGCGGCGGAAGTGTGGAAGTGCTCGGTCACGATGCTACGCGTATGAAAGAAAGGCAAGCGCGAAAAGTGCGCCGCCACGATATTGGTTATCTATTTCAGGATTTTGCTCTGGTTGATACCGATTCGGTTGCCGATAATTTGGCCGTCGCATTGCCCCCTAAGACGCCGCAGGCTAAGAAAGCAGAAATTATTTCCGGTGCGCTGGAACAGGTGGGCTTAGCTGGACGAGAGAAGGAGAAAGCATTTTCCTTAAGCGGTGGCGAACAGCAGCGAGCTTCTTTTGCCCGCATCTTGGTACGCACCCCGAGCCTCATCTTGGCGGATGAACCAACTGCGGCTCTCGACAGTAAGAACAGCGACCGCGTGCTGTCCCTGCTGCAGGAGCAAGCCGCTGCCGGCGCTGCGGTCATCGTGGTTACCCACGATGACCGAGTCCGAGATCAATGTAGTGAGGTCTTCGAGCTCAGCGCGTATTGCCATTAA
- a CDS encoding class I SAM-dependent methyltransferase, with protein MRHTREMATLRRSFQLLRSFRFEQTHPEIFYGGLAEDTAALVDNLGRDLGVPLPGARVLDVGGGPGYFADAFARHGARYVGLEPDAGEMSAAGIHLSNSVRGDGTNLPFADSSFDVVYSSNVAEHIPNPWDMGEEMLRVTRPGGLTILSYTVWLGPFGGHETGLWEHYIGGEFARDRYTRRHGHPPKNIYGTSLFDVPCSAGLHWAQRTGALKIAFPRYHPSWAWWLTCVPGVREFAVSNLTLVLQPKSFNGNTR; from the coding sequence ATGAGACATACCCGCGAGATGGCCACGCTGCGCCGCTCCTTTCAGCTGCTGCGCTCCTTCCGCTTTGAGCAGACGCACCCCGAGATTTTCTACGGCGGGCTAGCGGAAGATACGGCCGCACTGGTAGACAACCTCGGCCGCGACCTGGGCGTGCCGCTTCCCGGGGCGAGGGTGCTCGATGTGGGCGGCGGACCGGGCTATTTTGCGGATGCATTTGCCCGGCACGGCGCCCGCTACGTGGGACTAGAGCCAGATGCCGGCGAAATGTCTGCGGCTGGCATCCACTTGAGCAACTCAGTGCGCGGGGACGGCACCAACCTACCTTTTGCCGATAGCTCCTTCGACGTGGTCTATTCCTCCAACGTGGCCGAGCACATCCCCAACCCTTGGGATATGGGTGAAGAAATGCTGCGCGTAACCCGTCCCGGCGGACTGACCATCCTGAGCTACACGGTATGGCTCGGCCCCTTTGGCGGCCACGAGACCGGCCTGTGGGAGCACTACATAGGCGGCGAGTTTGCCCGCGATCGCTATACCCGCCGCCACGGCCATCCGCCCAAGAATATCTATGGCACTTCGCTTTTCGACGTCCCCTGTTCCGCCGGCCTCCACTGGGCACAGCGCACCGGCGCACTCAAAATCGCTTTCCCCCGCTACCACCCCAGCTGGGCTTGGTGGCTAACCTGTGTGCCAGGTGTGCGGGAATTCGCGGTTTCTAACCTGACATTGGTATTGCAGCCTAAGAGTTTTAATGGCAATACGCGCTGA
- a CDS encoding glycosyltransferase family 4 protein has protein sequence MKILLLCWRDSTHPQGGGSERYLERVGEYLAAQGHEVVFRTSKHMNAARREVRGGVRYSRGGAKFGVYPRAWAAMLAGRLGLGDLRGVDAVIDTQNGIPFFARLVSGAPTVLLTHHCHREQWPVAGPVLGRLGWFLESRVAPRVYRGAPYVTVSEASREDLEALGIRGAHIIANGLDPVPDHVPSLERESEVHLVTLSRLVPHKQIEHAMDTVAQTPGAVLDVIGSGWWEANLRAYAEEHGVSDRVRFRGQVTEDYKHALLARADALLMPSRKEGWGLAVMEAAQHGVPTVGYTFGLRDSVINGETGILVEREEDFVAATKQLLADAPLRRTLGSNARDFAANFSWEKTGEQFAELLQGLVADKPSTAR, from the coding sequence ATGAAGATTCTTTTACTATGCTGGCGCGATTCCACCCACCCGCAAGGAGGCGGCTCGGAGCGCTACTTGGAGCGCGTGGGCGAGTACCTGGCAGCCCAGGGCCACGAGGTGGTCTTTCGCACCTCCAAGCACATGAATGCCGCGCGCCGGGAGGTGCGCGGCGGCGTGCGCTATAGTCGCGGTGGCGCCAAGTTCGGCGTGTATCCGCGTGCCTGGGCGGCGATGCTGGCCGGCCGCCTGGGGTTGGGCGATCTGCGCGGCGTGGATGCGGTGATCGATACCCAAAACGGCATCCCTTTCTTTGCCCGTTTGGTATCTGGTGCACCGACGGTGCTGCTTACCCACCACTGTCATCGCGAACAGTGGCCGGTGGCGGGTCCCGTCTTAGGCCGGCTTGGTTGGTTCCTTGAGTCCCGGGTCGCCCCGCGCGTCTACCGCGGCGCGCCCTATGTCACCGTGTCCGAGGCTTCCCGCGAGGATTTAGAGGCCTTGGGAATAAGGGGTGCACACATCATTGCCAATGGTCTGGACCCGGTTCCGGACCACGTTCCTTCCCTGGAACGAGAGTCCGAGGTGCACCTGGTAACGCTTTCGCGCTTGGTGCCTCATAAACAGATTGAGCATGCCATGGATACGGTGGCGCAGACCCCGGGTGCGGTCTTAGACGTCATTGGCTCCGGCTGGTGGGAGGCTAATCTGCGCGCCTATGCCGAGGAACATGGTGTAAGCGATCGCGTGCGCTTCCGCGGCCAGGTGACCGAGGACTATAAGCATGCCTTGCTCGCCCGTGCCGATGCTTTGCTTATGCCCTCGCGCAAAGAGGGGTGGGGATTGGCAGTAATGGAAGCCGCCCAACATGGGGTGCCCACCGTTGGTTATACGTTTGGCCTGCGTGACAGTGTTATCAACGGCGAGACAGGCATCCTGGTAGAGCGCGAGGAAGACTTCGTGGCGGCTACCAAGCAGCTGCTTGCCGATGCCCCCTTACGCCGCACCCTCGGCTCCAACGCACGCGATTTTGCCGCTAACTTCTCGTGGGAAAAGACCGGCGAGCAATTCGCGGAATTGCTGCAAGGGCTAGTAGCGGACAAGCCATCCACAGCGCGGTAA
- a CDS encoding DUF3068 domain-containing protein: MKRYLWPRSPLAWVVIAAVIFLVLGTVVPPLYNNQTRPLAFDQNINTVTAPSAGVWMEAPEFIAGAKATGDSQDPQCQEKKAPIWCYLHNDLLTVERNTTTSEVAEDDALAQSDSLSRLLAGDTPLAQITEHSVLNRESTYPVAAPKDKWEFILPALDTGMARTDFERDGINYFFPSGTEQRSYPFFDLATQFSTPVDFTTTETLDGIPTYSFHHDIQPTSLADMRKNITTEVDTGNGNKQLVAKDFRISGPAKRFYDEDSRELLGLDPDDRVTVEPFYTIGRDISVEPTTGTLVDLRENIKIFFAADEKQAGTMVANNDTEDRSIFAADMRWSDETREERLDEVRPVIRTIRALMVVGWAGKAIGVGLLLCAAYMYMRRHREG; the protein is encoded by the coding sequence ATGAAACGCTACCTTTGGCCACGCTCGCCACTGGCGTGGGTTGTCATTGCCGCCGTTATTTTCTTAGTGCTGGGCACCGTAGTGCCGCCGCTGTATAACAATCAGACTCGCCCGCTCGCCTTCGACCAAAACATCAATACAGTCACCGCGCCGTCTGCCGGCGTGTGGATGGAAGCGCCCGAGTTCATCGCCGGCGCCAAAGCCACTGGCGATAGCCAAGACCCACAGTGTCAGGAAAAGAAGGCACCCATCTGGTGCTACCTGCACAATGACCTTCTCACTGTCGAGCGCAACACCACTACCTCTGAAGTAGCAGAAGATGATGCGCTCGCACAATCCGATTCCCTATCTCGCCTGCTCGCCGGCGATACTCCCCTCGCCCAAATCACCGAGCACTCCGTGTTGAACCGCGAATCCACCTACCCGGTAGCTGCCCCGAAGGATAAGTGGGAATTCATCCTGCCGGCATTAGATACGGGCATGGCACGTACCGATTTCGAGCGAGATGGAATCAACTACTTCTTTCCCTCCGGAACCGAACAGCGCTCCTACCCCTTTTTCGACCTCGCGACGCAATTCTCCACACCGGTAGACTTCACCACGACGGAAACGCTCGATGGTATCCCCACCTATTCTTTCCACCACGACATCCAGCCCACTTCCTTGGCTGATATGCGCAAAAACATCACCACCGAGGTCGATACCGGAAACGGCAATAAGCAACTAGTAGCTAAGGACTTCCGCATCTCTGGGCCGGCGAAGCGCTTCTACGACGAAGATTCGCGCGAACTCCTCGGCTTGGATCCCGATGACCGGGTCACAGTGGAGCCGTTCTACACCATCGGCCGCGATATCTCCGTAGAACCCACCACCGGCACCCTGGTAGATCTGCGCGAGAACATCAAAATCTTCTTTGCGGCGGACGAAAAGCAGGCCGGCACCATGGTGGCGAATAACGATACTGAGGATCGTTCCATCTTCGCCGCCGATATGCGCTGGTCCGATGAAACCCGCGAGGAGCGACTCGATGAGGTGCGCCCGGTCATCCGGACCATTCGTGCCTTAATGGTGGTCGGCTGGGCCGGCAAGGCCATTGGCGTTGGCCTATTGCTCTGTGCCGCCTATATGTACATGCGCCGCCATCGTGAAGGCTAG
- a CDS encoding acyltransferase family protein, with protein MSNQFQVDPGLGASVQPQASVKSVPQHLPELDGLRAVASLGIIVTHVSFQTGTGWGFAGRFDYFVAVFFALSAFLLWRRRGLHTLSGYARSRVARLLPAYYACVVAVMLLLPDAHSLTLTQLFSNLTSTQIYVVDGLAPGLTHLWSLCVEFFFYLALPLLVWILGALPRRWRIAVIVLGGVVSWAWGFVPFVADYTKDQVNSQIWPPAYASWFAVGMVAAECEEAGIGRRVQRVLQPRWAWWLAAVVVLWVASREWFGPQGLIHPEPGEFSRRIIAGAAFAAVVVVPVALAPRDKSWLTSPLMQALGAWSYSIFLWHVAILGLAFPLTGVPLFSGKPLDFWVILAVTVVGTVVVSAVSYTLIERPGRDLLLGRWRKDRPRPRHTSS; from the coding sequence ATGTCCAATCAGTTTCAGGTCGATCCGGGGTTAGGAGCAAGCGTGCAGCCGCAGGCATCTGTGAAAAGCGTACCCCAGCATCTGCCGGAGCTAGACGGTCTACGCGCGGTCGCCTCCCTTGGAATCATTGTCACCCACGTGTCTTTTCAGACCGGAACCGGGTGGGGCTTTGCGGGGCGCTTCGACTATTTTGTCGCCGTTTTCTTTGCCCTCAGTGCCTTCCTGCTGTGGCGCCGCCGCGGCCTGCACACCTTATCCGGCTACGCGCGCTCGCGCGTGGCGCGCCTTTTGCCGGCCTATTATGCCTGCGTGGTGGCGGTGATGCTCCTGCTTCCCGACGCCCACTCGCTCACCCTTACCCAGCTGTTTAGCAACCTCACTTCCACCCAGATTTATGTGGTGGACGGGTTAGCACCGGGGCTTACCCACCTGTGGTCGCTATGCGTGGAGTTTTTCTTCTACCTTGCCTTGCCTTTGCTGGTGTGGATTCTTGGGGCGCTACCGCGGCGTTGGCGGATAGCAGTCATCGTGCTGGGCGGAGTGGTCAGCTGGGCTTGGGGATTTGTTCCTTTTGTGGCCGATTACACCAAGGATCAGGTCAATTCCCAGATTTGGCCGCCAGCGTACGCCTCGTGGTTTGCCGTAGGAATGGTGGCCGCCGAATGCGAAGAAGCCGGAATCGGCCGGCGCGTACAGCGCGTGCTGCAACCACGCTGGGCATGGTGGCTTGCGGCCGTGGTCGTGCTGTGGGTTGCTAGCCGTGAGTGGTTTGGGCCGCAGGGGCTTATTCATCCAGAACCGGGTGAATTTTCCCGCCGCATCATTGCGGGTGCGGCCTTTGCCGCAGTCGTGGTGGTTCCGGTAGCGCTTGCCCCACGGGATAAGTCCTGGCTGACCAGCCCGCTTATGCAGGCGCTGGGCGCGTGGTCTTATTCCATCTTCTTGTGGCATGTGGCCATCTTGGGGCTAGCTTTTCCCCTTACCGGGGTGCCGCTGTTTAGCGGGAAACCCCTGGACTTTTGGGTCATTTTAGCCGTGACGGTGGTGGGCACCGTGGTGGTCTCGGCCGTGAGCTATACGCTCATCGAGCGTCCCGGCCGGGATCTTCTCCTTGGTCGGTGGCGAAAAGACAGGCCACGCCCGCGGCACACAAGCAGCTAA
- a CDS encoding alpha-(1->3)-arabinofuranosyltransferase domain-containing protein — MRTLRGRLARPYPLGIFALALILLVQPWGLTAADTKHDLAADPLHFLRGALSAYTDTFTLGQLQNQAYGYLFPQGPFFVLTQPLPDWVAQRLWWLLVLSVGFIGFHKLACKVGLRSWWVWVAAMLYALSPRALSTLTAISSETWPVMLAPWVILPFLNIKLTWRDAAAATIPVALMGAVNATATIAACIPAAVILLYRRAFKPGAAWLLGCLAVSAWWIGPLIVLGRYAPPFTEFIESARVTTRWLNLPEILRGTTSWTPFVDTERVAGYELATESFFVLVTMGIAAVGIYGLTKLPRVWSVMLVVGIAVLGCQVAWYLDALDGPLAALRNLHKFDPLVRIPLLLGVARACANLPLPRSLHPSKKQTLGALTLLLCIAVVSPAWSQRLLPLGAYKEVPSYWQEATDFINTHAADTRTLIYPEASFARQTWGWTRDEPAQPLLDVPWAVRDAIPLVPPEAIRGLDGVMSALKEDPATGVRSLQRLGIGAVMVRHDLFTGEDDALASEFGGEVHRFGEVDVILLNHTGMSLGPTDPVRVAGGGEALALLDAHSTPTTRQLVDRDADIVTDTPTLTDRNYGTLDGPISAPLAADDPSHVNNRLRDYPSAGPLTQVETHGGSVAVSSSAADATAFGGAQPKKSATAAVDGENSTAWWPAPGDDTGWIELRGSFTQPRLKLMATSATTITVRSGSAAVDVDLQPFRSQEVRVPGGDTEAIRVELSHRTGIAELKVEGQPVERVVTVPDTSPDVHQFFFQQMLQDTGVLIRDFTAPRPMRVTVNSTKPVLIDAHRYSPGDSLTLTPGTHRVRTTGPWVSLREVGWQPAGSSEPTGYSIEASDEDRLLVTGRAFNKGLRGYLGEEELASREIDAATQAFVVPSGRSGDFRMTFSAQPVYRATLLFGGALGLLALGLCILAAGRRPSRPTWRAPRGGAASAVVALGALALTGWPAAVAAVSAWLVLRWTTSPRAYLAPGVVAAAGAILARAPWTSGSYAGDSLLLSCLCAAGVACLFATDQGEDPGRDAR; from the coding sequence GTGCGTACCCTCCGCGGGCGGCTTGCCCGCCCCTACCCGCTGGGGATTTTTGCCCTAGCGCTCATCCTTCTCGTGCAGCCGTGGGGGTTGACGGCCGCCGATACCAAGCATGATCTGGCGGCCGATCCGCTGCACTTTCTCCGCGGAGCGCTAAGCGCCTATACGGACACCTTTACCCTGGGACAGCTGCAAAATCAGGCCTATGGCTACCTCTTTCCCCAGGGCCCATTCTTCGTTTTAACCCAGCCCCTGCCCGATTGGGTGGCCCAGCGCCTGTGGTGGCTGCTGGTCTTAAGCGTCGGCTTCATCGGCTTCCATAAGCTCGCTTGCAAGGTGGGCCTGCGTAGCTGGTGGGTCTGGGTTGCGGCGATGCTCTACGCGCTCTCGCCTCGCGCGCTTTCTACCCTGACCGCCATTTCTTCTGAGACCTGGCCGGTCATGCTCGCTCCCTGGGTTATCCTGCCCTTCCTCAATATCAAGCTCACCTGGCGCGATGCCGCCGCGGCCACCATCCCCGTGGCGCTGATGGGTGCGGTCAATGCCACCGCCACCATCGCGGCGTGTATCCCGGCCGCAGTAATCCTGCTCTACCGCCGTGCATTCAAGCCCGGCGCGGCCTGGCTCTTAGGCTGCCTGGCAGTATCGGCGTGGTGGATCGGTCCCCTTATCGTGCTTGGCCGCTATGCCCCGCCGTTTACGGAATTCATCGAATCCGCCCGCGTGACCACGCGCTGGCTTAACCTGCCAGAGATTCTGCGCGGAACCACGAGTTGGACGCCGTTCGTTGATACCGAGCGCGTGGCCGGCTACGAGCTAGCCACCGAGTCCTTCTTCGTGCTGGTCACCATGGGCATCGCGGCCGTGGGCATTTACGGGCTCACCAAGCTGCCGCGCGTGTGGTCCGTCATGCTGGTGGTGGGCATCGCGGTGCTTGGCTGCCAGGTGGCGTGGTACCTCGATGCGCTCGATGGACCGCTGGCCGCGCTGCGCAACCTGCATAAATTCGATCCGCTGGTGCGCATCCCCCTGCTTCTGGGCGTGGCGCGCGCCTGCGCGAACCTGCCGCTGCCAAGAAGCTTGCACCCCAGCAAGAAGCAGACGCTCGGCGCACTGACGCTGCTGTTGTGCATCGCGGTGGTTTCCCCGGCGTGGTCACAGCGCTTGCTGCCGCTGGGTGCCTATAAGGAGGTGCCGTCCTATTGGCAGGAGGCAACGGACTTTATCAATACCCATGCTGCCGATACCCGCACCCTTATCTACCCAGAGGCGTCCTTTGCCCGGCAGACCTGGGGATGGACGCGCGACGAGCCGGCTCAGCCGCTGCTCGATGTCCCCTGGGCCGTGCGCGATGCCATTCCACTTGTGCCCCCAGAAGCAATCCGCGGGCTCGACGGCGTAATGTCCGCGCTCAAGGAGGACCCAGCCACCGGCGTGCGCTCCCTTCAGCGCTTGGGCATCGGTGCGGTCATGGTGCGCCACGATCTCTTCACCGGGGAGGACGATGCCCTAGCCAGCGAGTTTGGCGGCGAGGTCCATCGCTTCGGCGAGGTCGATGTCATCCTGCTCAACCACACCGGCATGTCCTTAGGACCCACGGACCCAGTGCGCGTGGCCGGCGGCGGGGAAGCCTTGGCGCTTCTCGATGCCCATTCCACCCCCACCACCCGACAGCTCGTCGATCGCGACGCCGATATCGTCACCGATACCCCGACGCTCACAGACCGCAACTACGGCACCCTCGATGGCCCTATCTCCGCGCCCCTGGCCGCGGACGATCCCAGCCACGTGAATAACCGCCTGCGCGATTATCCCTCCGCTGGGCCCCTTACCCAGGTGGAAACCCACGGCGGTTCCGTGGCGGTCTCCTCCTCGGCTGCCGATGCCACGGCCTTTGGCGGAGCCCAGCCGAAAAAGTCCGCCACGGCCGCCGTGGACGGGGAGAACTCCACCGCCTGGTGGCCCGCGCCGGGCGATGATACCGGGTGGATTGAACTGCGCGGTTCTTTCACCCAGCCACGACTCAAGCTCATGGCCACCAGCGCCACCACGATTACCGTGCGCTCTGGCAGCGCGGCCGTAGACGTGGACTTGCAGCCCTTCCGCTCGCAGGAAGTCCGCGTTCCCGGCGGCGATACCGAGGCCATCCGCGTGGAGCTATCCCACCGCACCGGCATCGCGGAGTTAAAGGTAGAAGGCCAGCCGGTCGAGCGCGTGGTGACCGTCCCGGATACCTCCCCTGACGTGCACCAATTCTTTTTCCAGCAAATGCTGCAGGATACTGGCGTGCTCATCCGCGATTTCACGGCACCGCGCCCGATGCGGGTGACGGTGAATTCCACCAAGCCTGTGCTTATCGACGCCCACCGCTACTCCCCCGGCGATTCCCTCACCCTTACTCCTGGCACGCACCGCGTGCGCACCACTGGGCCGTGGGTAAGCCTGCGCGAGGTGGGGTGGCAACCTGCGGGCTCCTCCGAGCCCACCGGGTACTCGATCGAGGCCTCTGACGAAGATCGTCTCCTGGTCACCGGTCGCGCCTTCAATAAGGGCCTGCGCGGATATTTGGGCGAGGAAGAGCTCGCCTCGCGCGAGATCGATGCCGCGACCCAAGCTTTCGTCGTTCCGTCCGGCCGCTCCGGCGACTTCCGCATGACCTTTAGCGCCCAACCGGTTTACCGCGCCACCCTCCTCTTCGGCGGTGCGCTGGGGTTACTTGCCCTCGGCCTGTGCATCCTGGCGGCCGGACGCCGCCCGTCCCGGCCCACTTGGCGCGCGCCGCGCGGCGGCGCTGCCTCGGCCGTGGTCGCACTCGGCGCGCTGGCCCTGACTGGCTGGCCGGCCGCGGTCGCGGCCGTTTCCGCTTGGTTAGTGCTGCGCTGGACCACCAGCCCGCGCGCCTACCTCGCACCCGGTGTAGTCGCCGCGGCCGGGGCTATCCTCGCCCGCGCGCCATGGACATCGGGATCCTATGCGGGCGATTCGCTCCTGCTTAGCTGCTTGTGTGCCGCGGGCGTGGCCTGTCTTTTCGCCACCGACCAAGGAGAAGATCCCGGCCGGGACGCTCGATGA